The following are from one region of the Oncorhynchus tshawytscha isolate Ot180627B unplaced genomic scaffold, Otsh_v2.0 Un_contig_8409_pilon_pilon, whole genome shotgun sequence genome:
- the LOC121838778 gene encoding transient receptor potential cation channel subfamily M member 1-like — translation MERWSVLKHTQATPTDTYGIMEFQGGGHVNKAMYIRVAYDSKPDNMLHLMVKDWQLELPTLLISVHGGLQNFDLQPKLKQVFGKGLIQAAVTTGAWILTGGVSTGVIRHVGDALKDHSSKSRGKVCAIGIAPWGIVENKEDLIGRDVTRPYQAMSNPMSKLSVLNNSHSHFILADNGTQGKYGAEVRLRRQLEKHISLQKINTRLGQGVPLVCLILEGGPNVISIVLESLREDPPVPVVVCDGSGRASDIISFAHRYSEDDGLVSDSVKDQLLVTIQKTFNYNRGQAQQIFLMVLECMKKRSLVSREDIIIQDMFP, via the exons ATGGAACGCTGGtccgtgcttaaacacacacaggccACGCCCACAGACACATACGGCATCATGGAGTTCCAGGGAGGAGGACATGTCAACAAGGCCATG TACATCCGTGTGGCGTACGATTCCAAGCCAGACAACATGCTCCACCTGATGGTGAAAGACTGGCAGCTGGAGCTCCCCACCCTGCTCATCTCTGTCCACGGGGGACTGCAGAACTTTGACTTGCAGCCCAAACTAAAACAGGTGTTTGGAAAGGGTCTGATCCAGGCTGCGGTCACCACCGGAGCCTGGATACTCACTGGTGGAGTCAGCACTG GGGTGATCCGGCATGTAGGAGATGCGTTGAAGGACCACTCCTCAAAGTCCAGGGGAAAAGTATGTGCCATCGGGATCGCTCCATGGGGCATCGTGGAGAACAAGGAGGATCTGATAGGAAGAGAT GTGACACGTCCGTACCAGGCCATGTCCAACCCCATGTCCAAGCTGTCTGTCCTCAACAACAGCCACTCCCACTTCATCCTAGCAGATAACGGGACCCAGGGAAAGTACGGCGCAGAGGTCCGTCTTCGCCGTCAGCTGGAGAAACACATCTCCCTGCAGAAGATCAACACAC GTCTGGGTCAGGGGGTGCCTCTGGTCTGTCTGATCCTGGAGGGGGGTCCCAACGTCATCTCCATAGTCCTGGAGAGCCTGAGGGAGGACCCCCCTGTCCCGGTGGTGGTCTGTGACGGCAGTGGACGGGCCTCTGACATCATCTCCTTCGCACACAGATACTCTGAGGACGACGG cTTGGTCAGTGATAGCGTGAAGGACCAGCTCCTGGTCACCATCCAGAAGACGTTTAACTACAACCGCGGTCAGGCCCAGCAGATCTTCCTCATGGTGTTGGAATGTATGAAGAAACGATCTCTGGTGAGTAGGGAAGACATTATTATACAGGATATGTTCCCATAA